A portion of the Musa acuminata AAA Group cultivar baxijiao chromosome BXJ1-1, Cavendish_Baxijiao_AAA, whole genome shotgun sequence genome contains these proteins:
- the LOC135678337 gene encoding cell division cycle 20.2, cofactor of APC complex-like, with product MSSSRSRRVEYDRFIPFRSAMDMDYARFALTGPSRPQRDGSRESPSSVAYQKLLDDCILKNRSRILAFKTAPEAPASMLPQFDEPIRPQKKQQRRIPKEPERVLVIHGLLDDNVLNLLDWGSNNVLAIGLEDAVYLWDAANESTKLLQPVEDRGPITCIRWSPDCAVLAVAFGNSDLSLIDPATGHVVDGMEDENQAPVLSLAWRSNSILTVGRFDGTVVDYDFRKDDMFICFYNGHRRGVCSLKWSVLSGRYLASGGQDKLVHIWDACMPVSRDHPRQRQWLHRISSHTSIVKAVDWCPTRSNLLASGGGCNDHCVKFWNTVNGACLNSIDAGSEVCALLWDKNKSELLTSHGSPNNQLTLWNYPSMTRVAEVSGHSSRVLSLAGSPLGGVVASAAADETVKFWNIFETPKITKPELPFAQFNVIIR from the coding sequence atgtcttcttcgcgttcTAGGCGTGTGGAGTACGACCGCTTCATCCCGTTCCGGTCGGCGATGGACATGGACTACGCACGCTTTGCCCTAACCGGGCCTTCGAGACCGCAGCGTGATGGTTCGAGGGAATCCCCATCGAGCGTGGCGTACCAAAAGCTTCTTGATGACTGCATTTTGAAGAACAGGTCTCGTATCCTCGCTTTCAAGACTGCACCTGAAGCGCCGGCCAGCATGCTGCCCCAGTTTGACGAGCCCATTCGGCCGCAGAAGAAGCAGCAGAGGCGAATCCCTAAAGAACCAGAGAGGGTTTTGGTAATCCACGGCTtgttggatgataatgttttgaatctcctcgactggggaagcaataatgtgttggcGATTGGCCTTGAGGACGCAGTGTATCTCTGGGACGCTGCAAACGAGTCGACTAAGCTTCTACAACCCGTAGAAGACAGAGGACCTATCACTTGCATCCGCTGGTCGCCAGACTGTGCAGTTCTTGCTGTCGCATTTGGCAATTCAGATTTATCCCTGATTGATCCAGCAACAGGACATGTCGTGGATGGGATGGAAGATGAGAACCAGGCCCCTGTGTTGTCACTTGCGTGGAGAAGTAATTCAATCTTGACAGTCGGAAGATTTGATGGCACTGTTGTTGATTATGACTTTAGAAAGGATGACATGTTCATCTGTTTCTATAATGGGCATCGGCGTGGagtttgtagtcttaaatggtccGTGTTGTCAGGGCGGTATTTGGCGAGTGGAGGGCAGGACAAACTAGTGCACATATGGGATGCCTGCATGCCTGTCTCACGTGACCATCCACGTCAACGTCAATGGCTTCATAGGATCAGCAGCCACACTTCCATTGTGAAGGCCGTTGACTGGTGCCCAACTCGGAGCAACCtgctggcttctggtggaggttgcaatgatcattgcgttaagttttggaacaccgttaacggtgcttgcttgaactcgattgatgctggctctgaagtttgtgcattgctatgggacaaaaacaaatctgaattactgacctcccatggttcgccgaacaatcaactcaccttgtggaattacccatccatgacgagagtggctgaggtttccggtcattcatcccgggttctttccttggctgggagtccactgggaggtgtagtagcttctgcagCAGCAGATGAGACAGTCAAGTTTTGGAATATCTTTGAGACTCCCAAAATAACAAAACCTGAACTGCCCTTTGCCCAATTTAATGTCATCATAAGATGA